One genomic segment of Gossypium arboreum isolate Shixiya-1 chromosome 3, ASM2569848v2, whole genome shotgun sequence includes these proteins:
- the LOC108486429 gene encoding uncharacterized protein At2g23090-like, translating into MGGGNGQKSKMAREKNLEKQKAAAKGSQLESNKKAMSIQCKVCMQTFMCTTTEVKCREHAEAKHPKSDVYMCFPHLKK; encoded by the exons ATGGGAGGAGGAAATGGCCAAAAATCCAAGATGGCCCGTGAGAAGAACTTGGAAAAGCAAAAAGCTGCTGCCAAAG GAAGTCAGCTTGAGTCTAACAAGAAGGCCATGTCCATCCAG TGCAAGGTGTGTATGCAAACATTCATGTGCACCACAACGGAAGTGAAATGCCGGGAGCACGCTGAGGCGAAGCATCCAAAGTCCGACGTGTACATGTGCTTTCCTCATCTTAAAAAATAA